GCCACCCGAAATCCCGCCACCCGCGCTAATCGTACCCACCCTCGTCGAGCTTCCCGCGGCGCTAGGCTTATGAACCGCGCTCCAACGCTCGCCGTAATCGGCGCGGCCCAGGCCTCGCCGGCCCTATCCACGCTGGCCTACGAAGTCGGAGCGGAAATCGCTCGCCAGGGCGCGGTGCTGATTTGCGGCGGACGCGGCGGCGTGATGGAAGCCGCGGCCCATGGCGCTCGCGACCAAGGCGGTCACACCATCGGGATCCTGCCCGGCTATGAGCGCGCGGCGGCCAATCCCTACATCGAATTTCCGATCGCCACCGGAATCGGCGAGGCGCGCAACGTAATCGTGGTCGCCAGCGCCGACGCCGTGATCGCGCTACAGGGCGCTGCCGGCACCCTGGCCGAAATCGGCTTTGCCCTCAAACTGGGCCGCCCGCTGGTGGCATTGGCAAGCTGGCCCGAGCTTGAAATCTCTGAGCGCGCCGAAACCCCAATGGCCGCTGTCGCCCGCGCGCTGGTAATGGCCGGGCGATGAAAGACCTGGAATTCATCCGCGACCGCGCCGCGCGTTGCGGCCTCAATCTGGTAGCCGCGCTTGCGGTGACCCGCTACGACGCCGTGGTACCAGAGGCGGCCAGGCTAGGACCCATCGAGCCGCAAGCCCGCACCGTGGTGGTAATCGGCAATGGCGGCGGCGAGTTCTGGCGCCATTATCAGCGCTACCTGAAGCTGCATCCTGAGCACGCCGCGCGCGCCGATCCCCTGGACGATTACACGCGCACGCTGGTCAACGAGGAGCTGGTCGCGCCCTTGGCCGATCGCGCAATCCGCGCTCGCGCTCTGTTTCCCTTTGTCCAGGAGCCTATCGCGGTTAGCTTCATGGATTTGGCGCGGCTGGCCGGTTTGGGCGCTCCCAGTCTGCTCGGCCTCCTGGTCCATCCGACCTACGGCCCCTGGATCGCGATGCGTGCGGCCTTGCTGATCCGATTGGAATTGGATGCCGCCGGCCCAGCCTTGAACTTCGACCCCTGCCCCCAATGCACTTCACGAGCCTGCATCGCGGCCTGCCCCACTGCCGCGATCGGCCGCGATGGCTGGAACGCGCGTCGATGCGTCGACTATCGTCTTATGGCCGCCTGCGCGGATGCCTGTCATGCACGCGTCGCCTGCGTACTAGCGCCGCAGGCTCGCTATTCAGCCGAGGAGCTAGCCTACCATCAGGAGCACTCGCTACGCGCCATCCGCGCGTATC
This genomic stretch from Candidatus Binataceae bacterium harbors:
- a CDS encoding TIGR00725 family protein; this encodes MNRAPTLAVIGAAQASPALSTLAYEVGAEIARQGAVLICGGRGGVMEAAAHGARDQGGHTIGILPGYERAAANPYIEFPIATGIGEARNVIVVASADAVIALQGAAGTLAEIGFALKLGRPLVALASWPELEISERAETPMAAVARALVMAGR